A stretch of Microbulbifer sp. SAOS-129_SWC DNA encodes these proteins:
- a CDS encoding SO2930 family diheme c-type cytochrome: protein MRKLVWGAVLAPILALTLQGCDAPREQVTFFERDAVPEKLSAWHLVEAIDGELSPNAGVTPYDLNTALFSDYAHKLRTVWMPAGKSAKYAKEDFDYPVGTVLTKTFYYPKGKNGTILRTDDYSNDYVPGAAGERLQLANVRLMETRILVKRADGWQALPYVWNKEQTEATLQIAGDASRMKMVSESGDSDDFTYVVPDRNQCAGCHADNHSKKALHPLGPRARHLNKDYTYGTGTQNQLLHWQQIGYLTGLPEFAEIPRDADYADISASLDERARAYLDINCGHCHNPSGPAGYSGLDLYHEETVARRYGVCKPPIAAGTGSGDHLFDIVPGQPGQSIIPFRVGSTNPGAMMPELGRTLVHEKGLALLRDWIASMPGSCS from the coding sequence ATGCGTAAACTGGTTTGGGGCGCGGTGCTGGCCCCAATTCTGGCACTGACCCTGCAGGGCTGCGACGCCCCGCGCGAGCAGGTGACCTTTTTCGAGCGCGATGCGGTACCGGAAAAGCTCAGTGCCTGGCACCTGGTTGAGGCCATCGACGGCGAGCTGTCCCCGAATGCCGGCGTGACCCCGTACGACCTGAACACCGCGCTGTTTTCCGACTACGCGCACAAGCTGCGCACGGTATGGATGCCGGCGGGGAAATCGGCCAAGTACGCCAAAGAGGATTTCGACTATCCGGTGGGGACGGTTCTGACCAAGACCTTCTACTACCCCAAGGGCAAGAACGGCACCATTCTGCGCACCGACGACTACAGCAATGACTATGTCCCGGGCGCCGCCGGTGAGCGTTTGCAGCTGGCCAATGTGCGCCTGATGGAAACGCGTATCCTGGTCAAGCGCGCGGACGGCTGGCAGGCACTGCCCTACGTCTGGAACAAAGAGCAGACCGAGGCGACCCTGCAGATCGCCGGTGACGCCAGCCGCATGAAGATGGTGAGTGAATCCGGCGACAGCGACGACTTCACTTATGTGGTGCCGGATCGCAATCAGTGCGCCGGCTGTCACGCCGACAACCACTCGAAGAAGGCACTGCACCCGCTGGGGCCACGCGCGCGTCACCTGAACAAGGATTACACCTACGGCACCGGTACGCAGAACCAGCTGCTGCACTGGCAGCAGATCGGCTACCTCACCGGTCTGCCGGAATTTGCCGAGATCCCCAGAGATGCGGACTACGCCGATATCAGCGCGTCGCTCGATGAGCGTGCCCGCGCCTACCTGGATATCAATTGTGGCCACTGCCACAACCCCTCTGGGCCGGCAGGATACTCGGGCCTGGATCTGTATCACGAGGAAACCGTGGCGCGCCGCTATGGTGTGTGCAAACCGCCGATCGCCGCCGGTACCGGCAGTGGTGATCACCTGTTCGATATTGTCCCCGGCCAGCCCGGGCAGTCGATCATCCCGTTCCGCGTCGGCTCCACCAACCCCGGTGCAATGATGCCGGAGCTGGGGCGCACGCTGGTGCATGAGAAGGGGCTGGCACTGCTGCGCGACTGGATTGCGTCGATGCCCGGCAGCTGTTCCTGA
- a CDS encoding TetR/AcrR family transcriptional regulator, whose product MTMDNGKSELVYHGRRAQRADSRQRRKAILEATLRLIVKEGIRGIRHRAVAREASVPLAATTYYFKDLNDLISDAFTFFVEQGLEHTRQLQEDSFAAARNLSPEERTSGAGRKLLVQQLTRFILTHVRAQASNRDNRLIELAFRNEALRNEQLTRAIRMANQATEALIQEFFDLLGLADSVAAAQIVHGTILNLEYQILSGAISIDSPLLERTVTMMIRGLIPASVTAEEAVPQG is encoded by the coding sequence ATGACTATGGACAATGGGAAGTCTGAGCTGGTCTACCACGGTCGCCGTGCCCAGCGCGCCGACAGTCGCCAGCGCCGCAAGGCCATCCTCGAAGCCACGCTGCGGCTGATCGTCAAAGAGGGTATCCGCGGTATTCGCCACCGCGCGGTCGCCCGCGAGGCCTCGGTGCCACTGGCCGCTACCACCTACTATTTCAAAGACCTCAACGACCTGATCAGCGACGCCTTCACCTTTTTCGTGGAGCAGGGGCTGGAGCACACGCGCCAGCTGCAGGAAGACAGCTTCGCCGCCGCGCGCAACCTGTCGCCCGAAGAGCGCACTTCCGGGGCCGGGCGCAAGCTGCTGGTGCAGCAACTGACCCGCTTTATCCTCACCCATGTGCGCGCCCAGGCCAGCAACCGCGACAATCGCCTGATCGAGCTGGCGTTCCGCAACGAAGCCCTGCGCAACGAACAGCTGACCCGCGCCATCCGCATGGCCAACCAGGCCACCGAAGCCCTGATCCAGGAATTCTTCGACCTGCTGGGCCTGGCGGACTCCGTGGCCGCCGCCCAGATAGTGCACGGCACCATCCTCAATCTGGAATACCAGATCCTGAGTGGCGCCATCAGCATCGATTCACCGCTGCTGGAACGCACGGTCACGATGATGATCCGCGGCCTGATCCCCGCCAGCGTCACCGCAGAGGAAGCCGTACCCCAGGGCTAG
- a CDS encoding electron transport complex subunit E encodes MSSAPTAYADIARNGLWSNNPALVQLLGLCPLLAVTGSVVNALGLGLATTAVLACSNLAVSLVRRQMPETVRLPASVMIIATFVTCAELVMKAFTYELYTVLGIFIPLIVTNCAILGRADAFASKNPVLPSLVDGLMMGLGFTAVLAVIGAVREVLGRGTLFADMDLLFGPTAADWGIHVLGGDYPGFLVAVLPPGAFLVAGLLIAGKNAIDAEMERRRSQRVTIVPGSKRVRTTGKIS; translated from the coding sequence ATGTCCAGCGCCCCGACAGCCTACGCCGATATTGCCCGCAACGGCCTGTGGAGCAACAACCCGGCACTGGTGCAGCTGCTGGGCCTGTGCCCGCTGCTGGCGGTGACCGGTTCGGTGGTCAACGCGCTCGGCCTGGGACTGGCCACCACCGCGGTGCTGGCCTGCTCCAACCTGGCGGTGTCCCTGGTGCGCCGGCAGATGCCGGAAACCGTGCGGCTGCCGGCTTCGGTGATGATCATCGCCACCTTCGTGACCTGCGCCGAGCTGGTCATGAAGGCGTTCACCTACGAGCTGTATACGGTACTGGGGATCTTTATCCCGCTGATCGTCACCAACTGCGCCATCCTCGGTCGCGCCGACGCCTTCGCGAGCAAGAATCCGGTGCTGCCGTCACTGGTGGACGGCCTGATGATGGGGCTGGGCTTTACCGCCGTACTGGCGGTGATCGGCGCCGTGCGCGAAGTGCTCGGCCGCGGCACCCTGTTCGCGGATATGGACCTGCTGTTCGGCCCGACGGCCGCGGACTGGGGGATTCACGTGCTGGGCGGTGACTACCCCGGTTTCCTGGTGGCGGTACTGCCGCCGGGCGCATTCCTGGTCGCGGGGCTGCTGATCGCCGGCAAAAATGCCATCGACGCCGAAATGGAGCGCCGCCGCAGCCAGCGGGTGACCATCGTGCCCGGCTCCAAGCGGGTCAGGACCACCGGCAAGATCAGCTGA
- a CDS encoding transporter substrate-binding domain-containing protein, with amino-acid sequence MRGVWVRVFALIVIATLIFSGGCEQRQPPPASDQPSADSTPAGKTEASEAQTARSQTTAPKTAEPNTVEPETNAAPRSDQSQAAGPATAAPGAGGFPGGSKWVPEILGEYPIDAYPNYTERGDLKAIERHGKLRILVDISTTESLHRAATQQDIELDQLKRFARQLGLEPVVLYVDSFDQLIPLLNAGQGDIIANDLTITDARKQQVDFSVPTVRTRLVLVSQQGVPTVGKGDKLEGKTLTVTRGTTYATRAREFVRQHPGVKLVVTDRNYVDIAIDVASGKTDFTIIDGFILDLVLQFRNDLKKNVEFPEEQVLAWAIRKSSPQLLDAVNSKIRHIKLTRSSGRFTGDLAAIKKRGVLRAVTRNNASSYFMWKGRILGYEYELLEAFAKDLGVRLEMKVVPEHDNFIDMLKNGQADIAANLLTPTSRRKQQGVRFSARTHKAKVVVVSRPGKEVKKLSDLAGRTVYVRKSSSHYDLVQRIRQQVPGLRVQLVPESMDIQQIFDKIASGDYDITFADDLTANMERSWRTDIAPSLDLHDDHPHAWMLRQNNPELLSAVNHFLKKPKTLVKRRVLYKKYFNSPKPPRPEITKLSKAGKISPFDDLVRHYADKHNFDWRLVVAQMFQESTFNPKAKSWVGARGLMQVMPDTGKQVGEKNLFDPETSVRAGMKYLDWLHRKFEDKRISSENMMWFTLASYNAGLGHVYDAQKLAEEKGWDPRVWFGNVDKAMLLLSEKKYYSKARYGYARGREPYDYVRKIEARFRTYVALLEAYQRQQQTTLRPPLAPSALSFSLRSASTATCRWPTLPPRRQLDCMELPISRPGLRHDRRRETPAVSDAAVDPVDYRRL; translated from the coding sequence ATGCGTGGAGTCTGGGTAAGAGTTTTTGCGCTGATTGTTATCGCCACGCTGATTTTCTCCGGCGGCTGCGAGCAGCGCCAGCCCCCTCCCGCCAGCGACCAGCCGAGCGCCGACTCAACACCAGCAGGCAAAACGGAAGCCAGCGAAGCGCAAACTGCCAGGTCACAGACGACCGCACCGAAGACCGCCGAGCCAAACACCGTTGAACCGGAGACCAACGCCGCTCCCCGGTCCGACCAGTCGCAGGCGGCCGGGCCCGCAACCGCCGCACCTGGCGCCGGGGGCTTCCCCGGCGGGAGCAAATGGGTACCGGAAATCCTCGGCGAATACCCCATCGATGCCTACCCCAACTATACCGAGCGCGGCGACCTGAAGGCGATCGAGAGACACGGCAAGCTGCGGATTCTGGTGGATATCAGCACCACCGAATCCCTGCATCGCGCCGCCACCCAGCAGGACATCGAACTCGATCAACTGAAGCGTTTCGCCAGGCAACTGGGACTCGAACCGGTGGTGCTCTATGTGGATAGCTTCGACCAGCTGATACCGCTGCTCAACGCCGGCCAGGGCGACATCATCGCCAACGACCTGACCATCACCGATGCGCGCAAGCAACAGGTCGACTTCTCCGTTCCCACCGTCCGCACACGGCTGGTACTGGTATCGCAACAGGGTGTGCCCACCGTCGGCAAGGGCGACAAGCTCGAGGGCAAAACCCTCACCGTGACCCGCGGCACCACCTATGCAACGCGCGCTCGGGAATTCGTGCGCCAGCACCCCGGGGTCAAGCTGGTGGTGACCGACCGCAACTATGTGGATATCGCGATCGACGTGGCCAGCGGTAAAACCGATTTCACCATTATCGATGGCTTCATCCTCGACCTGGTATTGCAGTTCCGCAACGACCTGAAGAAGAACGTGGAGTTTCCCGAGGAACAGGTGCTGGCCTGGGCGATTCGCAAAAGCTCCCCGCAGCTGCTCGATGCCGTCAACAGCAAGATCCGCCATATCAAACTGACCCGCTCATCCGGCCGCTTTACCGGTGACCTGGCGGCGATCAAAAAGCGGGGTGTACTGCGCGCGGTCACCCGCAACAATGCCAGCAGCTACTTCATGTGGAAGGGCCGCATACTCGGCTACGAATACGAACTGCTCGAAGCCTTTGCCAAAGACCTGGGCGTGCGCCTGGAAATGAAAGTCGTGCCGGAGCACGATAACTTTATCGATATGCTGAAAAACGGCCAGGCCGATATCGCCGCCAACCTGCTCACCCCCACCTCGCGGCGCAAGCAGCAGGGTGTGCGCTTTTCCGCGAGGACACACAAGGCCAAGGTGGTTGTGGTAAGCCGCCCCGGCAAGGAGGTGAAAAAACTATCGGACCTGGCCGGGCGTACAGTCTATGTCCGCAAGAGCAGCAGCCATTACGACCTGGTGCAACGAATCCGCCAGCAGGTGCCCGGGCTGCGCGTGCAGCTCGTACCCGAAAGCATGGATATCCAGCAAATCTTCGACAAGATTGCCAGCGGGGATTACGACATCACCTTTGCCGACGACCTCACCGCCAACATGGAGCGCTCCTGGCGCACCGATATCGCTCCATCCCTGGACCTGCACGACGATCACCCACACGCGTGGATGCTGCGGCAAAACAATCCGGAGCTGCTCAGTGCCGTTAATCATTTTCTGAAAAAACCCAAGACGCTGGTAAAGCGCAGGGTGCTCTACAAAAAGTACTTCAACTCCCCCAAGCCTCCGCGGCCGGAAATTACCAAGCTGTCCAAAGCGGGCAAGATCTCCCCCTTCGATGACCTGGTCAGACACTATGCGGACAAGCACAATTTCGACTGGCGCCTGGTAGTCGCGCAGATGTTTCAGGAGAGCACTTTCAACCCCAAAGCCAAATCCTGGGTAGGGGCGCGAGGACTGATGCAGGTCATGCCCGACACCGGCAAGCAGGTGGGGGAAAAAAACCTGTTCGACCCGGAAACCAGCGTGCGCGCCGGCATGAAATATCTCGACTGGCTGCACCGAAAATTCGAGGACAAGCGGATCAGCTCGGAGAACATGATGTGGTTCACGCTGGCGTCCTATAACGCCGGACTCGGCCACGTCTACGACGCGCAGAAGCTCGCCGAAGAAAAGGGCTGGGACCCCAGGGTCTGGTTCGGCAATGTGGACAAGGCGATGCTGCTACTGTCGGAAAAGAAATACTACAGCAAGGCCCGCTACGGCTATGCACGCGGCCGCGAACCCTATGACTATGTGCGCAAGATCGAGGCGCGATTCCGCACCTATGTGGCGCTGCTCGAAGCCTACCAGCGCCAGCAACAGACAACGCTGCGGCCGCCCCTGGCGCCTTCCGCTCTGTCGTTCTCCCTCCGGTCGGCATCGACTGCCACCTGCCGTTGGCCCACACTGCCACCGCGCCGGCAACTAGACTGCATGGAGTTGCCCATTTCCCGACCAGGATTGCGCCATGATCGCCGCCGCGAAACCCCTGCTGTATCTGACGCTGCTGTCGATCCTGTTGACTATCGGCGCCTGTGA
- a CDS encoding branched-chain amino acid aminotransferase produces the protein MSIYIDPAVANSLRGFEVPEKLGFGNVMAPVMFRAVYQDGCWSRGELVPYAPLALDPAAKVLHYAQSCFEGMKAYRTQGGGIALFRPERNCARMAHSAERLCMPAVPEALFMAGVRTVTAYCANLVPATSGESLYLRPFLIGTQADLSVSASTSYEYYVIASPSAAYHAGNMRLWVEREDSRAALGGTGDAKVGGNYAASLQSIARLKQRGYDQSLWLNPANRNLIEELSGMNFFAVIDGELHTPALSGSILEGVTRDSLIDLARDLGYTVHESAIDIDQLLELVQSGNCEEAFACGTAAIISPISELGDGEQRYELAHAPGPVAERLRAELLDLQEGRSEDRFGWMQAVEPVAPE, from the coding sequence GTGAGCATTTATATTGACCCCGCGGTGGCCAACAGTCTGCGCGGCTTCGAAGTGCCCGAAAAGCTGGGTTTCGGCAACGTGATGGCGCCCGTTATGTTTCGCGCCGTCTATCAGGACGGTTGCTGGAGCCGCGGTGAGCTGGTTCCGTATGCGCCACTGGCACTGGATCCGGCGGCCAAGGTGCTGCACTACGCCCAGTCCTGCTTCGAGGGGATGAAGGCCTACCGCACACAGGGGGGCGGTATCGCGCTGTTCCGCCCGGAGCGCAACTGCGCGCGGATGGCGCACTCGGCGGAGCGCCTGTGCATGCCGGCAGTTCCCGAGGCGCTGTTTATGGCCGGTGTGCGCACGGTGACCGCGTATTGCGCCAATCTGGTACCGGCCACCAGCGGTGAATCCCTGTACCTGCGCCCCTTCCTGATCGGCACCCAGGCAGATCTGTCGGTGTCGGCCAGTACTTCCTATGAATACTACGTCATTGCCAGTCCGTCGGCGGCCTATCACGCCGGCAATATGCGCCTGTGGGTAGAGCGTGAGGATTCGCGCGCCGCACTGGGCGGTACCGGCGATGCCAAAGTGGGTGGCAACTACGCGGCTTCCCTGCAGAGTATCGCGCGCCTGAAGCAGCGCGGCTACGACCAGTCACTGTGGCTCAATCCCGCCAACCGCAATCTGATTGAAGAGCTCTCCGGCATGAATTTCTTCGCGGTGATCGACGGCGAGCTGCATACCCCGGCATTGAGTGGCTCGATTCTCGAGGGCGTTACCCGCGACTCCCTGATCGATCTGGCCCGCGATCTCGGTTACACCGTGCACGAGTCGGCCATCGACATCGACCAGTTGCTGGAGCTGGTGCAGTCTGGCAATTGCGAAGAGGCCTTTGCCTGTGGCACCGCAGCGATTATCAGCCCGATCAGCGAGTTGGGCGATGGCGAGCAGCGCTACGAACTGGCTCATGCCCCCGGACCGGTAGCGGAGCGGCTGCGTGCAGAGCTGCTCGATCTCCAGGAGGGGCGGAGCGAGGACCGCTTCGGCTGGATGCAGGCGGTAGAGCCGGTCGCCCCGGAATAA
- a CDS encoding parallel beta-helix domain-containing protein, which produces MKTAAQKMGIAGVALAAVLAGACSKDVGTASPQADQAQASASKDFQKNLLEQLISAKTGDVIELPAGTFHLNRSLSLDVDGVTIRGAGKDKTVLSFKNQIQGAEGLLVNASDFTIENLAIEDTIGDALKVNEGKNIVIRNVRVEWTNGPATENGAYGIYPVRTTNTLLEGNVAIGASDAGIYVGQSRNVIVRNNRAESNVAGIEIENTIGADVYDNVATKNAGGILVFNMPNLPQPGHSTRVYNNKVFKNNTENFGHKGTPVAAVPAGSGVVINSNDNVEIFDNDIADNDTANVIVSSYFMAGYYTDKSTQKAFDPYPEGIYVYGNKFSGGGGSPGLMKLKALKVAEFGLSGSLPDILWDGAVDANKMVDGKLPDALKLCVDNGDAKVLNVDFQHDFKNITTEMDSHQCSLKKLPQIVLDFDKPQGDGKEVAKVEASDA; this is translated from the coding sequence ATGAAGACCGCAGCCCAGAAGATGGGAATCGCTGGCGTGGCCCTGGCCGCCGTGCTGGCCGGTGCCTGCTCCAAGGATGTCGGCACTGCCAGCCCGCAGGCCGATCAGGCACAGGCTTCCGCCTCCAAAGATTTCCAGAAGAACCTGCTCGAGCAGCTGATCTCCGCCAAGACCGGCGACGTAATCGAGCTGCCTGCCGGTACCTTCCACCTGAATCGCAGCTTGTCCCTCGATGTCGACGGCGTGACCATTCGCGGCGCGGGCAAGGACAAGACGGTGCTGTCCTTCAAGAACCAGATCCAGGGCGCCGAGGGGCTGCTGGTGAACGCCAGTGATTTCACCATCGAGAACCTGGCCATCGAGGACACTATCGGCGACGCGCTGAAGGTGAACGAGGGCAAGAACATCGTCATCCGCAATGTGCGGGTGGAGTGGACCAACGGCCCGGCCACCGAAAACGGCGCCTACGGCATCTATCCGGTAAGAACCACCAATACCCTGCTCGAGGGCAACGTCGCCATCGGCGCCTCCGACGCCGGTATTTATGTGGGGCAGTCACGCAATGTGATCGTGCGCAACAACCGCGCCGAGAGCAACGTGGCAGGTATCGAGATCGAGAACACCATTGGTGCGGATGTCTACGACAATGTCGCCACCAAAAACGCCGGCGGTATCCTCGTGTTCAACATGCCCAACCTGCCGCAGCCGGGCCACAGCACCCGTGTCTACAACAACAAGGTATTCAAGAACAACACCGAGAACTTCGGTCACAAGGGCACCCCGGTCGCCGCAGTGCCGGCGGGATCCGGCGTGGTGATCAACTCCAACGACAATGTGGAGATCTTCGACAACGACATCGCCGATAACGACACCGCCAACGTGATCGTCAGCAGTTACTTCATGGCCGGCTATTACACCGACAAGTCCACCCAGAAGGCGTTCGACCCCTACCCCGAGGGTATCTACGTCTACGGCAACAAGTTCAGCGGCGGCGGCGGTTCCCCCGGCCTTATGAAACTGAAAGCGCTGAAAGTGGCCGAGTTCGGTCTCAGTGGCAGCCTGCCCGACATCCTCTGGGATGGTGCCGTGGACGCGAACAAGATGGTCGATGGCAAATTACCGGATGCGCTGAAACTGTGTGTCGACAATGGCGATGCCAAGGTTCTCAATGTCGACTTCCAGCACGACTTCAAGAACATCACCACCGAGATGGACTCGCACCAGTGCAGCCTGAAAAAACTGCCGCAGATTGTCCTGGACTTCGACAAGCCGCAGGGCGATGGCAAAGAAGTAGCAAAAGTCGAGGCGAGCGATGCGTAA
- a CDS encoding Yip1 family protein produces the protein MLSHMFGLLVQPRRQWQQIGSLSERNLRRQIPYVIVLALLPALSWFFGTTQVGWSIGGGEPVRITRDSALSLVGVFYCTMVIAVVAIGYFIHWMAKTYGADSYPMKGMVIAGFTATPIFIAGAAGFYPMLWLDILLATLAVAYAVYLLYLGIPIVMGVSEERGFLFASAIITVSLVVAVMVMVGTVLFWGLVSAPVFH, from the coding sequence ATGTTGAGCCATATGTTCGGACTGCTGGTACAGCCGCGCAGGCAGTGGCAGCAAATCGGAAGTCTGTCGGAACGCAACCTGCGCCGGCAGATCCCCTATGTCATCGTGCTCGCACTGCTGCCGGCGCTGTCGTGGTTCTTCGGCACCACGCAAGTGGGCTGGAGCATCGGCGGCGGCGAGCCGGTGCGCATCACGCGCGACAGCGCCCTGTCACTGGTGGGCGTGTTCTACTGCACCATGGTCATTGCCGTGGTCGCCATCGGTTACTTTATCCACTGGATGGCCAAGACCTACGGGGCCGACAGTTACCCGATGAAGGGCATGGTGATCGCGGGCTTTACCGCCACACCGATTTTCATTGCCGGCGCGGCCGGTTTCTACCCGATGCTGTGGCTGGATATCCTGCTCGCCACGCTGGCGGTGGCTTACGCGGTGTACCTGCTGTACCTCGGGATTCCGATTGTGATGGGGGTGTCCGAAGAGCGCGGCTTCCTGTTTGCCAGTGCCATCATCACCGTGTCCCTGGTGGTGGCGGTGATGGTGATGGTGGGCACGGTGCTCTTCTGGGGATTGGTATCGGCACCGGTATTCCACTGA
- a CDS encoding transporter substrate-binding domain-containing protein — protein MIAAAKPLLYLTLLSILLTIGACERRTPAAGSADATHDQDARLAERGDLRREAGWPPETTGEYPVAAYRNYRETGDLDALRKRGKLRILVDISNTDSLHRAATQQDIEIDLARQLAEHLGLEPVVLYTDNFSQLLPLLREGKGDIVANNLVVTPERQSLVDFSIPTTTTHIILVSRSDGPVVTRDAALKGKTLAVTKGTIYEKLAQEFAQQHPGVIVKVTDRNYVDLAVDVSDGKLDFTMVESQVFDLVSQFRHNLQKNIIFPHSYQLAWAVRQHSPMLLNAINAAVRHIKMTRTTARFSGDLDKIKARGFIRAVTRNHPGSYYMWKGRILGYEYELLKKFAQQLDVRLEVLVAPQHSDLMTYLKDGKADIAAALLSITERRKQADMIFSSPYMEAKVGVAGRKGEQLNSINDLAGRTIYVRKSSSQYDAAMALQKKVPGIKVELIPETLNAQQVLDKVADGDYDLTLADDVSVKLEHAWRANVDYILPLQLQSDQYGWMMRKKNPQLRRAVTQFMQGKKITDLRKTLYHKYFDEPKIKREEITKLTKKGHISPYDHLVKKYAERYQFDWRLVVAQMFQESSFDPQAKSWVGARGLMQVMPDTGKQVGEKNLFDPETSVRAGIKYLDWLHRKFEDKEISPENMVWFTLAAYNAGLGHVYDAQELAEQKSWNPRVWFENVDKAMLLLAEREYYERARYGFARGREPFDYVRKISERYRTYVALLEAFKKHNTVSSLNCTLMPAWVTSQLADCAVDRRAAATAR, from the coding sequence ATGATCGCCGCCGCGAAACCCCTGCTGTATCTGACGCTGCTGTCGATCCTGTTGACTATCGGCGCCTGTGAGCGCCGCACGCCCGCGGCCGGCAGCGCCGATGCCACGCACGACCAAGACGCACGACTCGCCGAGCGTGGAGACCTGCGCCGCGAGGCGGGCTGGCCGCCGGAGACCACCGGCGAATACCCCGTCGCCGCCTACCGCAATTACCGTGAAACCGGCGACCTGGACGCGCTGCGCAAACGCGGCAAGCTGCGTATCCTGGTGGATATCAGCAATACCGACTCGCTCCACCGCGCGGCCACCCAGCAGGATATCGAGATCGACCTGGCCCGGCAGCTGGCCGAGCACCTGGGCCTGGAGCCGGTGGTCCTGTATACCGACAATTTCTCCCAGCTGCTACCCCTACTGCGCGAAGGCAAGGGTGACATCGTCGCCAACAACCTGGTGGTGACGCCCGAGCGGCAATCGCTGGTCGACTTTTCCATTCCCACCACAACCACCCATATCATCCTCGTCTCCCGCAGCGACGGCCCGGTGGTCACCCGCGATGCGGCGCTGAAAGGCAAGACGCTGGCGGTAACCAAGGGCACCATCTACGAGAAGCTGGCGCAGGAGTTCGCGCAACAGCACCCCGGTGTCATCGTGAAAGTCACCGACAGGAACTACGTCGACCTGGCCGTGGATGTTTCCGACGGCAAACTGGATTTCACCATGGTTGAATCCCAGGTGTTCGACCTGGTCAGCCAGTTCCGCCACAACCTGCAGAAGAACATTATTTTTCCCCATTCCTACCAGCTGGCGTGGGCAGTGCGCCAGCACTCGCCCATGCTGCTCAACGCCATCAACGCGGCGGTGCGGCATATCAAAATGACACGTACAACCGCACGCTTCAGCGGTGACCTCGACAAGATCAAGGCGCGCGGATTTATCCGCGCGGTCACCCGCAACCACCCGGGCTCCTACTACATGTGGAAGGGCCGCATTCTCGGCTATGAATACGAATTACTGAAGAAGTTCGCCCAACAGCTGGATGTGCGCCTGGAGGTCCTCGTCGCGCCGCAGCACTCCGACCTGATGACATACCTGAAAGACGGCAAGGCCGATATCGCCGCCGCGCTGCTGTCGATCACCGAACGCCGCAAGCAGGCCGATATGATCTTCAGCAGCCCCTATATGGAAGCCAAGGTTGGGGTCGCAGGCAGGAAAGGCGAGCAGCTTAACAGTATCAATGACCTCGCAGGCCGCACCATCTATGTGCGTAAATCGAGTAGCCAGTACGACGCGGCAATGGCCCTGCAGAAGAAAGTGCCCGGTATAAAGGTGGAGCTGATACCGGAGACATTGAATGCCCAGCAGGTACTGGACAAGGTTGCCGACGGTGACTATGACCTGACCCTGGCCGATGATGTGTCGGTCAAACTCGAACACGCCTGGCGCGCCAATGTGGACTATATCCTGCCGCTGCAATTGCAGAGCGATCAATACGGCTGGATGATGCGCAAGAAGAACCCGCAGTTACGCCGCGCGGTAACGCAGTTTATGCAGGGAAAAAAAATTACCGACCTGCGCAAGACCCTCTACCACAAGTATTTCGACGAACCGAAAATCAAGCGCGAGGAAATCACCAAACTCACCAAGAAGGGACATATTTCCCCCTACGATCACCTGGTCAAGAAATACGCCGAGCGCTACCAGTTCGACTGGCGCCTGGTAGTCGCGCAGATGTTCCAGGAGAGCAGCTTCGACCCCCAAGCCAAGTCCTGGGTCGGCGCACGCGGGCTGATGCAGGTGATGCCGGACACCGGCAAACAGGTGGGCGAGAAAAACCTGTTTGATCCGGAAACCAGTGTGCGCGCCGGCATCAAATACCTGGACTGGTTACACCGCAAGTTCGAGGACAAGGAAATCAGCCCCGAGAACATGGTCTGGTTCACGCTCGCCGCCTATAACGCCGGCCTCGGCCATGTCTATGATGCCCAGGAGCTGGCCGAGCAGAAATCGTGGAATCCGCGCGTCTGGTTCGAGAATGTGGACAAGGCAATGCTGCTCCTGGCAGAGCGCGAGTACTATGAGCGCGCACGCTACGGCTTTGCCCGCGGGCGCGAACCCTTCGACTATGTGCGCAAGATATCCGAGCGCTACCGCACTTACGTCGCGCTGCTGGAGGCATTCAAAAAGCACAACACTGTCAGCAGCCTGAACTGCACGCTGATGCCCGCCTGGGTAACGAGCCAGCTGGCCGACTGCGCCGTCGACCGCCGGGCGGCCGCAACCGCCCGGTAA